In Cyprinus carpio isolate SPL01 chromosome B7, ASM1834038v1, whole genome shotgun sequence, a genomic segment contains:
- the badb gene encoding BCL2 associated agonist of cell death b produces the protein MSHRTPSPVASVCEVEVICCCASTRHSTGACQDSSRNPNRASPKHRDPEHPEDCTPTDSKNRLTMAQMFSISDNESETSEDREESGQTKNNSGSPQRKQHVAVPDRLKGEQLGRHRNLSMNEEDLLETGAADEGDLVGGDPFRRRSRSAPPALWAAKKYGQQLRRMSDEFDILLDKGMKRVKSAGTTRQMRQSPSWLAFLWSHKESDAESRPAE, from the exons ATGTCACATCGCACCCCGAGCCCGGTAGCCTCCG TGTGTGAGGTGGAGGTGATTTGCTGCTGCGCTTCTACTCGCCACAGCACGGGTGCGTGTCAGGACAGCAGCAGGAATCCAAACAGAGCCAGTCCAAAACACAGAGACCCAGAACACCCGGAAGACTGCACGCCGACAGACTCCAAAAATCG TTTAACCATGGCACAAATGTTCAGTATCTCTGACAATGAGTCAGAGACATCGGAAGACCGTGAGGAATCAGGCCAGACGAAAAATAACAGTGGATCACCACAGAGAAAGCAGCATGTCGCTGTGCCTGATAGACTGAAAG GAGAACAACTAGGGAGACACCGGAATCTTTCCATGAATGAGGAGGACCTGCTGGAGACCGGGGCAGCAGATGAAGGCGATTTGGTTGGAGGTGATCCTTTCAGGCGGAGATCTCGCTCAGCTCCTCCTGCTTTGTGGGCAGCTAAGAAATACGGCCAACAGCTAAGGAGAATGAGTGATGAGTTTGACATCCTCCTTGATAAAGGG ATGAAGAGGGTGAAGAGCGCAGGAACAACACGTCAGATGCGGCAGTCCCCCAGCTGGTTGGCCTTCCTTTGGAGTCACAAAGAGTCTGATGCTGAGTCGCGCCCCGCAGAGTGA